The sequence GATTAGGTCTGTCATTAGCTATTTAAGAACTAGGTTTTAATTATAcaagtaatatataaatattcaagtaaaaaagtaaaatactaaaGTCTCCCCTTGTCCTCTCAGGATTCCCCCGCAGGTTATGACAGTCATCAATTTTGCATTGTATTTTTCCAGACCTCTtctttgtgtttatatatgtattgaAAATGTATGgtcataattatatatgtatatatgtatggtcATAATACATATATCGTATGTATTATGTATGGTCATAATTATAGCTTTTATATGTATGGTCATAATAATAACTTTTAGATCTTGGGGGAATCTTAGACATCACCTAATCCCTGTTCTCCATCCCTTCCctattttgtaaatgaggaaacaagTCCCTggttaagtggcttgcccaaaTTATCACAGCTGGTTATTGACAGAACCAGGACAACAACCCAGGTCTTTGGACTCAAGACAGTACTCATCTTACTAGAGCAAATGATATTCTTAAGAAAGTATTGTTGGGAGGAGGAAAATTAGTTCCTTAGTTGCATAATTTTTCCTCTAAAGGTTTTTCTTTGATGTTCTTGACTCGAAATCCAACTttgtggtatttaaaaaaaatcaagatcaaTATTAATAGATGGAGCACCTTAAAGCATAATGCAGTTGACTTTGTAATTAGCAGAGTTGAAAGTGATGAGAAGatcctctaattttctttgtgCCTGCAGGAAGGTGGGAGTCAATCATTTTGACAAGTCTCCTGAAAAGAACAGCTAGCAGGAGCTGAACCCTTTTTCCATTTGGTCTCGTGGCAAAGGCAGAGATCACACCAGCAGCTCCACACAGTATGAAAGACAATTCTTTATCTTATTGTATgcttaaagttttttttgtttttcattttcagaagtaATACATGTTTGCTTTCTAAAAAGTGTAAACTGTGAAAATCCAaacattttacatacatatttattttgtttgtatgttATAGATATTATTCCATGATAGTATATACAGATCCActtcattgtgtttttaaataattgtaaagTATATACAGATCCActtcattatgtttttaaataattgtaaagTATTCTATAACATGAGTGTACCATGATTTTACTGAACAGTTCTggtgatggacattcaggttgtttccaataCTTGGatgttttgaataatgctgctttgaacatctTTGTAAATGTATCTGTGTGCCTTTGTACAGGTACTTCTGCAAGATAAatttccagaagtgaaattgctgggtcaaatgctGTTGCCAAATTTCTCTCCACAAAATATTGTACTGACTTATACTGTCACTGATAGTGTGTGAGGATCCTTGTTTCTCACATTCTCACCAAACTAGATTACTGTGTCatcttaatttttgccattttgatagGAAAAAAAGTATCTCATTGTTCTGATATATATTTCCATGATTCTGGTAagcttaaatatcttaaaactttCTCATGTTACAAGTCATAGTGCAAAGAATTTGAAATACTAAGACACCACCACTCTCTAGAGCAGATTGGAATTGATATAAGGGTATTTCCTGTTCCTCAGCGAAACTGCCTTTTATTTCTCCAGATATGCCGTGCTCACTAGTGCCCTCTGAACAGTCTTCTGGTACCTCTCTTTTGCCTAAAGACAATGCCCCATTTTCTTGGGATTCCTTGGATGAGGACGGATTGGATGACTCCTTGCTGGAGCTGTCTGATGGGGAAGATGATGGCCATTTCAGTTTCACGGAGGAAGAGATTCAGGAACTCTTGAAGGATGATGACCTATCAAATGAGCACTTTTCTTGGGGAGGAGGCTTGCCTAACCATGACAGCAGGAATGttgagaagggagggaaagagagtcaAATTCCACTTGATACTCCCCAAGAGAAAAATTCATTGTACAGCTTGGGACCAGAAGCTGAGACCACTAGCCTCTTCAAACTACCTCAACTAAATACATCAGTTGGTCATGGACCAACTCCTCCTAAACCATTGAACAGACGCTTTGCACTAGAAAAGAATCTTATAAAAGTTACAGTTGCACCATTTGATCCAACAGTTTGTAATGTTGTACTTGATAAGGACAAGACTGATACATCCAAAGTTACTGAAAAACCCTCCTCCCTTGGAGAAGAGATGAGAGAAGATGGTCTTAGCCTAAATGAGAGCACAATTTGCACAGAATCTGAAGGGATCAGCCTCAGTAACTCTGCCTATGATGGGTCCCCACTCCCTTTTTCAAACAGTAATTTTCAACAAACTGTCTCTGATAAAAATATGTCTGACAGTAAGAAACCTACACCTGTATTCTCTCAGATCTTGGACCATTCAGAAACTCCTAATACAGGGTCAGCCTGGAGAAATGGATCACATAAATCAAGTTTTGAAATGAGGTTTCCGGTTGTTTCCAGTTCATCAAACAAAGTAAGTATATTTTTCAAGGTGAAGAGcagaatgaaattattttcattcagaAGCTGTATAGCAGAGCTTTGTATTCAAATAAAttggggtttgaatcctgactagcactgtgaccctgggcaaattatttagcttctctgtttcctcacaaTTTCTTATCTATAAATTGGAGTAAATGATACTTTACAGTATAGTAaagattaattaaataatttattgacAGTAACTGGTACATAGTACTAAATTAACCATTTACTGAATAGActaagatgatgatgattttattatttctcctttctttgggTTTCAGCCTAAGCCTCAATCTTTGGTTGCCATGCTGTATATATTAGATAAAACAGCTCTGAGTCAGCCACTGAAGAGCTGAAAAATCTTGGACAATTTACCTAACCTCTTTGAGCCTGATTCCCTATCTGTCAAATGGATGTAACAGTCCATACcgcttagggtttttttttttttttcttgagagtactgtcattatctcatttaaagcACCTCCCTTAGTGCCCAGTACACACTAGGGTTCACGAGTATGCCTATGTAGCCATTAGTTCAAGAATATTTCCATAAATGATGTTTTGTTATAACTAAGGGCCATCTTTGCTTCTTCATTCTTTCTGCTCTGAAAAAACGCAGGATGTTCTTGACAAGGATTCTGGGAAGCTGAAGGTCCATGAAAAAAGACTAGGCAAAGTCATTCCTGTTCTGCAAACCAAAACAAGGTAATGGTATAGTGAAGTATTCTGGTTTCTGTTGGTTCTCTTCAtttgctttcttcctctcctgaGTTTCTCCTTAGTGTGGGGAAAAAGCCCTGCACCAGAAGTAAGCATACTTGAAGTTCTGGGACTACCaatgactgtgtgaccttgaacaagtcaaaTATTCTCTGACCTTGGTTTCTTTGTCAATAAAATGAGGCTAATGATGCCTTCCCTGCTGCCTCACAGGGttattttgaagagaaaaaaagacatattagtGAAAGCACTGTATAAATGTAAGATTTCTTTCCCTGCGTGTGGAGAAACTTGGTCACAGATATAGGAAGTTagaataatttttacaaaaatgttaaGATATAACTATGTAGAAAATCATTTAGCCATCTCTCCCAACTTGCATATAACTGTCCTTGGGGAGAAAATTTTATAGAGTTTGCAGATCTGGGTCACCTTTTCAATCTGTTCTCTTGTTGCCAGGAGATGGCAGTATCTCTACATGGGCCTTTTCAATTAGCAAAGCTGTTTTTTTAGGTTGACTCAGATTGGCTTCCTTACAAcgagattcttttaaaatttttgattacaCAGATACTAAATTTATTCCTACCACCCCTAATcccagttttctgggttttttttcttgttttgctttggtgACTTGAAGGAACTTTGTGAATTGTATACAGTGGAAATTAAGGCTACTTGGAGCAGTCATAAACTCACTATCTCATCCACAGACTCCTTAGTACAGTGTAATCAGCATGAGTGAGGGCCAGAAATTGTTCTTGCCAAGGTCACCAATGTTTTAATTGCCAGATCCAGCTGGTTCTTTCTGGTCTTTATCTTATTCAGTTTTTCTGTGGCTCTATGAAGTTAACTATTTCCTGACTAACCTTGAATTACTCAACaaatgctttctgtctctatggagtaGGCAGTCTTTGCTTTGCTATgccttgttttggttttttaattaattaattatttatttttggctgcgttgggtcttcgttgccgtgcgcgggatttctctagttgtagcgagtgggggctattcattgttgcggtgcatgggcttctcattggggtggcttctcttgttgcggagctcgggctctaggcgcgcgggcttcagtagttgtggcacgcgggctcagtagttgtggcgcacggt comes from Delphinus delphis chromosome 1, mDelDel1.2, whole genome shotgun sequence and encodes:
- the S100PBP gene encoding S100P-binding protein isoform X1 — protein: MPCSLVPSEQSSGTSLLPKDNAPFSWDSLDEDGLDDSLLELSDGEDDGHFSFTEEEIQELLKDDDLSNEHFSWGGGLPNHDSRNVEKGGKESQIPLDTPQEKNSLYSLGPEAETTSLFKLPQLNTSVGHGPTPPKPLNRRFALEKNLIKVTVAPFDPTVCNVVLDKDKTDTSKVTEKPSSLGEEMREDGLSLNESTICTESEGISLSNSAYDGSPLPFSNSNFQQTVSDKNMSDSKKPTPVFSQILDHSETPNTGSAWRNGSHKSSFEMRFPVVSSSSNKDVLDKDSGKLKVHEKRLGKVIPVLQTKTRTNIPTFSPSDLEKQKQSYLRNVIAHIEDPVDSNQGTLGELCALMGQVHHMQNPKWQHPSDLTRRNYARFRQKSLQRYSLTQWVDQNMRSHHRFQRLPDFPYSPFVSSHQQ
- the S100PBP gene encoding S100P-binding protein isoform X2; translation: MPCSLVPSEQSSGTSLLPKDNAPFSWDSLDEDGLDDSLLELSDGEDDGHFSFTEEEIQELLKDDDLSNEHFSWGGGLPNHDSRNVEKGGKESQIPLDTPQEKNSLYSLGPEAETTSLFKLPQLNTSVGHGPTPPKPLNRRFALEKNLIKVTVAPFDPTVCNVVLDKDKTDTSKVTEKPSSLGEEMREDGLSLNESTICTESEGISLSNSAYDGSPLPFSNSNFQQTVSDKNMSDSKKPTPVFSQILDHSETPNTGSAWRNGSHKSSFEMRFPVVSSSSNKDVLDKDSGKLKVHEKRLGKVIPVLQTKTRTNIPTFSPSDLEKQKQSYLRNVIAHIEDPVDSNQG